AACCGGCCCCAGAGTCTTTTCCAGCGGTTTTACGTATCGCAGTGCCTGAAATCTTAAAAGATACTAGAAGGCAGCGGCTGAAAAATGCGTTCATCACGCATCAACTATGCCGTCCGCTAAACATCAGGCACGTATCGCAATTTTGTAAAGCCTTATATTTCATCAAATTTTTTGTGAATAGTCAATGGTTTAGGTGGGTTTTCCAATAATATTTGCCTTTGTGTTGTCAGGTGTCTGCTGGCGGGGCGCCTCGATCTGCAAAAAATGGCGGTTAGATAATGGAAGATTGCCACAAATGATGCGTTATTGTCTGAATTTACGACGTTTTTTGCGGGAAAGCGCCGGTTGCTGTGGAAACTTTGAAACAGCCGGGCTGCCTGTGGATAACTTTGTCCGAATCAGGGTAAAATAGGATGTTTTCAGATTGACGTCGATATGCAAGAGTTTTGGCAATCCTGCGTGCATTCCCTGGCCCAGGAACTCCCCCCCGAACAGATGAAGGCATGGGTGCACCCCTTGTCTTTTCTCAGTTTTGATGAAGAACTGGGCGAAGTTCGCGTGTCCGCGCCAAACGCCATCAAACAGAACTGGGCGCGCACCAACTATACCCAGCGCATCCAGGAACTGGCCAGCAACTGGTTCAATCGGCCTGGTATCCGGGTCATCTTCCAGGTCGCACGGCGCGACCACCACGTCTCCCAGGTGCATGGCCCGGCGGTAGCGCCGCCTGCTGGCATGCCTGCTGGTCCAGCGACTGGCACTCCGGCGCCCCGTGAATACACCAACGGCGCGGCCGCCCCGCTCAATGGCCATGGCGCCAGCGCAGCCCTGCATGCGGCAACCCGCACGACAACGGCGGTTGAGCCGGCAGCAACAGGCAAAGAGCCTGTGGTCATTATCGAAACCGTCGGACAGGCGCCTGAAGACCACGTATACAAACGCTCGCATATGAATGCGAACCTGACGTTCGAAAGCCTGGTCATTGGTAAATCCAACCAGCTCGCCAATGCCGCTTCTGCGCAAATTGTTGAAAACCCCGGCGTCTCTTCGTATAACCCGTTTTTTCTGTATGGCAGCACCGGTCTGGGCAAGACGCACCTGATGCACGCCATCGGTAACGCGCTATTTAAGGCCGGCAAGGTCAGCCGCGTTCGTTATATCCATGCAGACCAGTATTATTCCGACATGGTCAAATCGTTCCAGACCAATACTTTTGACGATTTGAAACGGTATTATCATTCGCTGGACCTGCTGCTGATCGATGACATCCAGTTTTTTCGCAAGAAAGAGCGTACGCAGGAAGAGTTCTTTCTGCTCTACG
Above is a window of Advenella kashmirensis WT001 DNA encoding:
- the dnaA gene encoding chromosomal replication initiator protein DnaA, producing the protein MQEFWQSCVHSLAQELPPEQMKAWVHPLSFLSFDEELGEVRVSAPNAIKQNWARTNYTQRIQELASNWFNRPGIRVIFQVARRDHHVSQVHGPAVAPPAGMPAGPATGTPAPREYTNGAAAPLNGHGASAALHAATRTTTAVEPAATGKEPVVIIETVGQAPEDHVYKRSHMNANLTFESLVIGKSNQLANAASAQIVENPGVSSYNPFFLYGSTGLGKTHLMHAIGNALFKAGKVSRVRYIHADQYYSDMVKSFQTNTFDDLKRYYHSLDLLLIDDIQFFRKKERTQEEFFLLYETMVQRGRQIVITSDTYPRELQDINSRLTSRFDSGLTVQIEPPELEMRVAILLRKAEEKTSIVLKEEAAFFIAKHLRSNVRELEGALSRVSAYAGFHGVKIITVEFCKEALKDLLSVSIGQITIENIQKTVADFYKLKVQEMYSKRRPANIAMARQIAMYLAKELTQKSLPEIGDSFGGRDHTTVLHAVRKITEQRAKNAELNHQLHVLEQTLKG